A window of the Isosphaera pallida ATCC 43644 genome harbors these coding sequences:
- a CDS encoding precorrin-2 dehydrogenase/sirohydrochlorin ferrochelatase family protein has translation MPQPAPPRLTIALNVAGRPVLVVGLGPVGRRKAASLAEAGALVSGIDPRDDPAFVAELAGIPLARRWIEPYRAERLDAEAWALVALCAPEEVNRIAAAEAQNRGLWVATASEPERSDWILPARQRLGNSRATLALSTEGAGPALAAALVRRAAEAIQPWNDWIAAAGRLRAEARATIADPAQRRAWVASLASEPRLEQVRNQGVSVVEAQAREELRRLRGPLLNRDPLGESASFPP, from the coding sequence ATGCCGCAGCCCGCCCCACCCCGTCTGACGATCGCCCTGAACGTGGCGGGACGACCAGTTCTGGTGGTCGGCCTGGGTCCGGTAGGCCGTCGCAAGGCGGCAAGCCTTGCCGAGGCTGGCGCATTAGTTAGTGGAATCGACCCCCGCGACGATCCCGCCTTCGTCGCCGAGCTCGCCGGGATCCCGCTGGCCAGACGCTGGATCGAACCGTATCGGGCCGAACGGCTCGACGCCGAAGCGTGGGCGCTGGTGGCGCTGTGCGCCCCGGAGGAGGTCAACCGGATCGCCGCTGCGGAGGCCCAAAACCGAGGCCTCTGGGTCGCCACGGCCAGCGAGCCGGAGCGGAGCGACTGGATTTTGCCGGCCCGCCAACGGTTGGGGAACTCGAGAGCGACCCTGGCCCTCTCAACCGAGGGAGCCGGTCCCGCCCTGGCCGCCGCGCTCGTTCGTCGCGCCGCCGAGGCGATCCAACCCTGGAACGACTGGATTGCCGCCGCCGGACGGCTCCGGGCCGAAGCCCGCGCGACGATCGCCGACCCCGCGCAACGCCGCGCCTGGGTCGCTTCGCTCGCCTCCGAACCACGGCTCGAACAAGTGCGCAACCAGGGCGTATCCGTTGTGGAAGCCCAGGCGCGGGAGGAGTTGAGACGGCTCCGCGGCCCCCTCCTCAACCGCGACCCCCTTGGCGAGTCCGCCAGCTTCCCCCCATAA
- a CDS encoding ABC transporter ATP-binding protein, with the protein MATPPMIEAFGLWKQFGSFLAVRDVTFTVPKGQVVAFLGPNGAGKTTTMRLLTGFIAPTKGQARIAGIDVQTNRIEAAEHLGYLPENGPLYLDMTPRDLLTFFGSVRGMSRAQLQDRMEAVVTQCALSQVADKPTGKLSKGYKQRVAMALALLHDPEVLIMDEPTSGLDPNQIQGVRKLIRELGQTKTIIVSTHILQEVAPIAHRVLFIHDGKLVFDGPPEAMTADGLTMEEKFHRLTAQPV; encoded by the coding sequence ATGGCCACGCCGCCGATGATCGAGGCGTTCGGGTTGTGGAAACAGTTTGGTTCCTTCCTGGCCGTCCGCGACGTGACCTTCACGGTTCCCAAAGGCCAAGTCGTCGCGTTTCTTGGGCCCAACGGCGCGGGGAAAACCACCACGATGCGGTTGCTGACCGGCTTCATCGCCCCCACCAAGGGGCAGGCTAGAATCGCCGGCATCGACGTGCAAACCAATCGCATCGAAGCCGCCGAACATCTCGGCTATCTGCCTGAGAACGGTCCCCTCTATCTCGACATGACTCCGCGCGACCTACTGACCTTCTTTGGCTCGGTGCGCGGCATGAGCCGGGCCCAGCTTCAGGACCGCATGGAGGCCGTCGTCACCCAGTGCGCTCTGAGCCAAGTGGCCGACAAACCGACCGGCAAACTCTCTAAGGGCTACAAGCAACGGGTGGCGATGGCCCTGGCGTTGCTGCACGATCCCGAAGTGTTGATCATGGACGAACCGACCAGCGGTCTGGACCCCAACCAGATTCAAGGAGTCCGCAAGCTGATCCGCGAGTTGGGCCAAACCAAAACAATCATTGTCTCCACCCACATCCTTCAGGAGGTCGCTCCGATCGCCCATCGGGTGTTGTTCATCCACGACGGCAAGCTTGTCTTCGATGGTCCCCCCGAAGCGATGACCGCCGACGGCCTCACGATGGAGGAGAAATTCCACCGCCTGACCGCCCAGCCGGTCTGA
- a CDS encoding alpha/beta hydrolase yields the protein MGRLLSVWLDDPSSISEIGHGRDALLSAEAGSGSQSQSSINRSLHRRLARRLPEARLTAFGAWVASWLVGGLNRERRRLIRRSVADLLAQTEAMRTPGQPWESVLSLGWAGLLGLGGPAHCFVYVPDSIWTPLHDPNVPPSNPPGLLMSFHGDGGNPRLHPALFAPLADAQRLVVVAPSHGFGFWKADGVEPALRALNLVESRFGIDPRPQRRIAVGISDGGNGLARLAVAAGQRFGGLVFLSAVMNRTILASSGFADAWRGRPVLVLQGERDWSVTPHATRRGIAHLRVAEVTLTERWWANEDHLLALVRRGEILETISEWIEGKRLTG from the coding sequence ATGGGCCGACTCCTTTCAGTCTGGTTGGACGATCCCTCATCGATTTCGGAGATCGGCCACGGCCGCGACGCCCTCCTCTCAGCCGAGGCGGGCAGCGGTTCGCAATCGCAATCCTCCATCAACCGTTCGTTGCATCGTCGTCTGGCTCGACGATTGCCCGAGGCGAGGCTGACGGCTTTCGGAGCCTGGGTGGCGAGTTGGTTAGTAGGTGGCTTGAACCGGGAGCGACGCCGTCTCATCCGCCGAAGCGTCGCCGACCTTCTCGCCCAAACCGAGGCGATGCGAACTCCCGGCCAACCTTGGGAGTCGGTTCTGAGCCTGGGCTGGGCCGGGTTGCTCGGCCTGGGAGGACCAGCCCACTGCTTCGTTTATGTGCCAGACTCGATCTGGACGCCGCTCCACGATCCCAACGTCCCACCTTCCAACCCGCCGGGCCTCTTGATGAGTTTCCACGGCGACGGCGGCAATCCCCGGCTTCATCCCGCGCTGTTCGCGCCTCTGGCCGACGCCCAGCGGCTGGTGGTGGTCGCCCCCAGTCACGGCTTCGGCTTCTGGAAGGCCGATGGCGTGGAACCAGCCCTTCGCGCGCTCAACCTGGTCGAGTCACGGTTCGGCATCGACCCCCGCCCCCAGCGCCGCATCGCGGTGGGGATTTCCGACGGCGGCAACGGCCTGGCCCGCCTCGCCGTCGCAGCCGGTCAACGCTTTGGCGGTCTCGTCTTCCTTTCGGCGGTGATGAATCGTACGATCCTGGCGTCTTCTGGCTTCGCCGACGCCTGGCGCGGACGTCCCGTCTTGGTTCTCCAGGGGGAGCGTGATTGGAGCGTCACCCCCCACGCCACCCGTCGCGGGATCGCCCACCTTCGCGTCGCCGAAGTGACACTCACCGAACGTTGGTGGGCCAACGAGGACCACCTGCTCGCCCTGGTCCGCCGCGGGGAAATCCTGGAAACCATCAGTGAGTGGATTGAGGGAAAGCGTCTAACAGGATGA
- a CDS encoding putative sulfate/molybdate transporter, whose protein sequence is MSNNVDVSDLSTASEPTLLETLAQARLNRSEIAGSLGDLGTFLPLLLGMAVQNGLNFATGLFFAGLFNVLTGLIFAIPMAVQPMKAIAAVALTEGLTVPEIVAAGASVSLAVLALGLAGLIDRINRVVPRCVIRGVQLWMGLTLLMKGVEWIIESGPGWAWNGGLTALVAAGLVLGLSGSKRWPPAILVVGLGFVVALLDRPEAVATLGVGLTLPTWSPPSWADFVSAFPKATLPQLPLTLLNSVIAVCALSVDLYPDRPASPRRVAVSVGLMNLVGVWFAAMPMCHGAGGLAAQHRFGARTNGAILFLGTVKLILAVVFGTSLIELCQGYPKSVLGVLIGFGGLELALTARDQTRRADAFVMLAVVGVALALKSVAIGFVVGMVLAWGIRLGWFSVEDTPR, encoded by the coding sequence ATGTCCAACAACGTGGATGTTTCCGATCTGTCCACCGCCTCGGAACCTACTCTGTTGGAGACGCTGGCCCAAGCGCGGCTCAATCGGAGCGAGATCGCCGGATCGCTCGGAGATCTGGGCACCTTCTTGCCTTTATTGTTGGGCATGGCGGTCCAGAACGGCCTGAACTTCGCCACGGGACTGTTTTTCGCCGGGTTGTTCAACGTGCTGACCGGCTTGATCTTCGCCATTCCGATGGCGGTCCAGCCGATGAAGGCGATTGCCGCGGTCGCGCTGACCGAGGGCCTGACCGTGCCCGAAATCGTCGCCGCCGGCGCGTCGGTGAGCCTAGCGGTGCTGGCGCTGGGGCTGGCGGGACTCATTGACCGGATCAACCGGGTCGTCCCTCGTTGCGTCATTCGAGGTGTGCAGCTTTGGATGGGGTTGACTCTCTTGATGAAAGGGGTCGAGTGGATTATCGAGTCGGGCCCAGGGTGGGCCTGGAACGGCGGGTTGACCGCGCTGGTCGCGGCGGGGTTGGTGTTGGGGCTGTCGGGGTCGAAGCGTTGGCCGCCGGCGATTCTGGTGGTGGGTTTGGGGTTCGTGGTGGCGTTGCTTGACCGTCCCGAAGCGGTTGCAACCTTGGGGGTGGGGTTGACTCTCCCGACCTGGTCGCCGCCGAGCTGGGCCGACTTCGTGTCGGCCTTCCCCAAGGCGACGTTGCCCCAGCTGCCTTTGACCCTGCTCAACTCGGTGATCGCCGTCTGCGCGCTGTCGGTCGATCTTTATCCCGACCGGCCCGCCTCCCCCCGCAGGGTGGCGGTGTCGGTGGGCCTCATGAACCTGGTCGGCGTCTGGTTCGCCGCGATGCCGATGTGTCATGGGGCCGGCGGTCTGGCCGCGCAACATCGTTTTGGAGCGCGGACCAACGGCGCGATCTTGTTTCTGGGGACGGTCAAGCTGATTCTGGCGGTGGTGTTCGGCACCTCGTTGATCGAGCTTTGCCAGGGGTACCCCAAGAGTGTGTTGGGAGTGCTGATCGGCTTCGGTGGCCTGGAGCTGGCCCTAACCGCCCGCGACCAGACCCGACGGGCCGACGCCTTCGTGATGCTGGCGGTCGTCGGCGTCGCCCTGGCGTTGAAGAGCGTCGCCATCGGCTTCGTGGTGGGAATGGTGCTGGCCTGGGGCATCCGTCTAGGATGGTTCTCGGTCGAGGACACTCCACGCTGA
- a CDS encoding Gldg family protein encodes MATTSTPTAFDTLDHNATPAPDLSNLSRPPAPTASSAWLRPHVVNAVFRRNVASYFVNPAGYVFITLFVLVCSYVAFCRPEFFSNNLATLDTLNEWMPYLLLFFVPAITMSLWAEERKQGTEELLLTLPAKDLEVVIGKYLAALGIYTAALVFTAPLAILLMVLGRPDPGVLISTFLGYWLMGAMLISVGMVASLLSTNVTVAFILGALFCAVPVFLDQAGWLFGSLTARQVVEDLAVPTQFRDFGVGVVSFGGIFYFLSTAVVMLFLNMVLLGRRHWAGGEASAGKWVHAVTRAVALAVAMASATVIVAALGWRLDASEEQLHTLSPETIQIVKSLPEDRPVYVRAFFSPEVPRDYVTVKRDLINVLRRVNSTAGKRVQLDLIETELYSEEAASAAKLGITPRQVVTADEARRSTNEIVLGVAFTCGTEEVVLPFLEPGVPVEYEVARSLKVVAGGQRKKLGVLTTDAALMGGGGFMTGQTSEWAIISELRKQYNVRSISPDGPIDPKEVDVLIAAMPSSLTQPQMDNLRAFIKAGGPTLILDDPLPLSNPMLSPPLSKPAPGRQSMFGGPPPTQPKGDIRQLLDDLGVSWPTTDIVWNPDNPHPQLADGLPEEIVFVTRNTGLRRGARDNAPGLSNTDPIVAGMQEIVLLFAGRINRVGKPGLTFTPLIRTDVNGGLIDWRRTVRSQLDFGDMDVVEAVQMASQLGIPGAITLNPRRPRVPTGTSYTLAARIQSEASAKSNNQAQTQTSDASTQESSKIHVVFVADLDLISDQFFALRGESVEQLRRRGMGNLILDNVNFILNCVDVLAGDMTFVELRKRRPLHRTLEGLERQTQQFVEKTQEQLKTFEEEEKRLIDKAQTEFNKEVEAVERDETLEPVVKEAKLRYLKEVAERKLDQRRREIEDQTRLKIEEAKTEKERQIRGIQNQTRTYALALPPLLPAVLGLVVFFSRASRENRGANPNRLV; translated from the coding sequence GTGGCCACCACCTCGACCCCGACGGCCTTCGACACGCTCGACCACAACGCCACCCCTGCGCCCGACTTGTCCAACCTCTCACGCCCCCCCGCCCCCACCGCGTCCTCGGCCTGGCTGCGCCCCCATGTGGTCAACGCGGTCTTCCGGCGCAACGTGGCAAGCTATTTCGTCAATCCCGCTGGTTATGTTTTCATTACACTCTTTGTTCTAGTCTGCTCATATGTGGCGTTTTGTCGTCCTGAGTTCTTTTCCAACAATCTGGCGACCCTGGACACTCTGAATGAATGGATGCCTTACCTACTGCTGTTTTTCGTGCCGGCGATCACCATGAGCCTCTGGGCCGAGGAGCGCAAGCAGGGGACCGAGGAACTGCTTTTGACCCTACCGGCTAAAGACCTTGAAGTGGTGATTGGGAAATATCTTGCGGCATTGGGAATTTACACCGCCGCCCTGGTCTTCACCGCGCCGCTGGCGATTTTGTTGATGGTTCTGGGGCGTCCCGACCCCGGCGTGCTGATTTCGACCTTCCTGGGCTACTGGCTGATGGGAGCCATGCTCATCTCGGTGGGCATGGTGGCTTCGTTGTTGTCCACCAACGTGACAGTGGCCTTCATCCTAGGGGCACTGTTCTGCGCGGTGCCGGTCTTTCTTGACCAGGCTGGTTGGCTGTTCGGCTCGCTGACGGCCCGCCAAGTGGTCGAGGACCTGGCAGTGCCCACCCAGTTCCGCGACTTCGGCGTGGGGGTGGTGTCGTTCGGCGGCATCTTTTACTTCCTCTCGACCGCCGTGGTCATGCTCTTTCTCAACATGGTGCTGCTGGGACGTCGTCACTGGGCTGGCGGCGAGGCCAGCGCCGGCAAGTGGGTCCACGCCGTCACTCGCGCCGTCGCTTTGGCCGTAGCAATGGCCAGCGCCACGGTGATCGTCGCGGCCCTGGGTTGGCGTTTGGATGCCAGTGAAGAACAATTACACACCCTCTCGCCCGAGACGATTCAAATTGTCAAGAGCCTTCCTGAAGACCGGCCGGTGTATGTGCGAGCGTTCTTCAGCCCCGAGGTGCCGCGCGACTACGTGACGGTCAAACGCGACCTCATCAACGTGCTACGACGGGTCAACTCGACGGCGGGCAAACGAGTGCAACTCGACCTGATCGAGACCGAACTGTACTCCGAAGAGGCCGCCTCGGCCGCCAAACTGGGAATCACCCCCCGCCAGGTCGTCACCGCCGACGAGGCTCGCCGCTCGACCAACGAGATCGTTCTGGGCGTGGCCTTCACCTGCGGCACTGAGGAGGTGGTCCTGCCGTTCCTCGAACCGGGAGTTCCCGTGGAATACGAGGTGGCCCGCTCGCTCAAGGTCGTCGCCGGAGGACAGCGCAAGAAACTCGGCGTCCTGACCACCGACGCGGCACTCATGGGCGGGGGAGGCTTCATGACTGGCCAGACCTCCGAATGGGCGATCATCTCCGAACTGCGCAAGCAATACAATGTGCGTTCGATCTCGCCCGATGGACCGATCGACCCTAAGGAGGTCGATGTGTTGATCGCGGCGATGCCCTCCAGCCTGACCCAGCCGCAGATGGACAACCTGAGGGCGTTCATCAAGGCCGGCGGCCCCACTTTGATCCTGGACGACCCGCTGCCCCTGTCTAACCCGATGCTCTCGCCCCCGCTATCCAAACCCGCGCCGGGACGCCAATCGATGTTCGGCGGGCCGCCCCCGACCCAACCCAAGGGCGACATCCGCCAACTGCTTGATGATTTGGGGGTCTCCTGGCCCACCACCGACATCGTTTGGAATCCCGACAACCCTCATCCCCAGCTCGCCGACGGTCTGCCCGAGGAAATCGTGTTCGTCACCCGCAATACCGGCCTCCGCCGTGGCGCGCGCGACAACGCGCCTGGCCTCTCGAACACCGACCCGATTGTGGCGGGGATGCAGGAAATCGTGCTGCTATTCGCCGGACGGATCAACCGGGTCGGCAAGCCCGGCCTGACCTTTACCCCCTTGATCCGCACCGACGTCAACGGCGGTTTGATTGACTGGCGGCGCACCGTCCGCTCGCAACTCGACTTCGGCGATATGGACGTGGTCGAAGCGGTCCAAATGGCCTCGCAACTGGGCATCCCCGGTGCCATCACCCTCAACCCCCGCCGCCCCCGGGTGCCCACCGGCACCTCCTACACCCTGGCGGCCCGCATTCAGAGCGAAGCGTCGGCCAAATCCAACAACCAAGCCCAAACCCAAACCAGCGACGCCTCCACTCAAGAGAGCTCCAAGATTCATGTGGTCTTCGTCGCCGACCTCGACCTGATCTCCGACCAGTTCTTCGCGCTGCGCGGCGAGTCGGTCGAGCAACTCCGCCGCCGAGGCATGGGCAATCTGATTTTGGACAACGTGAACTTCATCCTCAACTGCGTTGATGTGTTGGCTGGCGATATGACGTTCGTCGAACTCCGCAAGCGACGCCCCCTGCACCGCACTCTGGAAGGTCTGGAGCGTCAGACTCAACAGTTCGTCGAAAAGACCCAAGAGCAACTCAAGACGTTTGAGGAGGAGGAAAAGCGGCTCATCGACAAGGCACAAACTGAGTTCAACAAGGAGGTCGAGGCGGTCGAACGGGACGAAACCCTGGAGCCGGTGGTCAAGGAGGCCAAACTCCGCTACCTCAAGGAAGTCGCCGAACGCAAACTCGACCAGCGCCGCCGGGAAATCGAGGACCAAACCCGGCTCAAGATCGAAGAAGCCAAAACCGAGAAGGAGCGGCAAATCCGCGGCATCCAGAACCAAACCCGCACCTATGCTTTGGCCTTGCCGCCACTGCTGCCGGCGGTTTTGGGTCTGGTCGTCTTCTTCAGCCGCGCCAGCCGGGAAAATCGGGGAGCTAACCCCAACCGCCTGGTCTGA
- a CDS encoding Gfo/Idh/MocA family oxidoreductase, which translates to MTPARRPGGSSRRDFLRTSAAAAAGVSLWTVGGYSWSQARGQAPNDKIRFACFGVGGKGSSDTDDAGTFGEIVALCDIDENTLNEKASKFPNARKYYDYRTLLEELGDKIDAVTVSTPDHTHAVIAAAAMRMGKHAFVQKPLTWSIEEARYLRELAAEKKLATQMGNQGTAADGLRRGAEILKSGALGTVHTIHCWTNRPVWPQGMKRPQGEKPVPPHIHWNEFVGPAPMRPFNDGYHPFDWRGWLDYGTGALGDMACHTLNVAFMGLDLIDPISAEVVDTSGIVDNESFPVWSVIKLEFAARGDRAPLTLYWYDGGKNLPDSKKFPDELLYGKKRDDSGLLVIGDKGSFYSQNDYGSEYVLLPEENYKEYQAPEPFIPRCKGGHFREFVDGIEGKLTPMSNFDYAGKLTETVLLGVVALRAGAKIEWDAAAMKAKGNPSADAFIRRDYRKGFELRA; encoded by the coding sequence ATGACACCCGCGCGTCGTCCGGGCGGCTCCAGCCGCCGCGACTTCCTTCGAACCTCGGCGGCGGCCGCCGCCGGCGTCAGTCTTTGGACTGTGGGCGGCTATTCCTGGTCGCAGGCCCGTGGTCAGGCCCCCAACGACAAGATCCGCTTCGCTTGCTTCGGCGTCGGCGGCAAGGGTTCCAGCGACACCGACGACGCTGGAACGTTCGGCGAGATCGTCGCCCTATGCGACATCGACGAAAACACCCTCAACGAGAAGGCCTCCAAATTCCCCAACGCCCGCAAGTATTATGACTATCGGACCTTGCTGGAGGAACTCGGCGACAAGATCGACGCCGTGACTGTCTCGACCCCGGATCACACCCACGCCGTCATCGCCGCGGCTGCCATGCGGATGGGCAAGCACGCCTTTGTGCAAAAGCCGCTCACCTGGTCGATCGAGGAAGCTCGCTACCTCCGCGAACTCGCCGCCGAAAAGAAGCTGGCCACCCAGATGGGCAACCAGGGCACCGCCGCCGACGGATTGCGCCGCGGGGCCGAAATTCTCAAGTCCGGCGCGCTGGGCACGGTCCACACCATCCACTGCTGGACCAACCGTCCGGTGTGGCCTCAGGGCATGAAGCGTCCCCAAGGCGAAAAGCCGGTGCCGCCCCACATTCACTGGAACGAATTCGTGGGACCGGCTCCGATGCGGCCCTTCAACGACGGCTACCACCCCTTCGACTGGCGCGGTTGGCTCGACTACGGCACCGGCGCGCTGGGCGACATGGCCTGCCATACCCTCAACGTCGCCTTCATGGGTCTGGACCTGATTGATCCGATCTCCGCCGAGGTGGTGGACACCTCCGGCATCGTGGACAACGAGAGCTTCCCCGTTTGGTCGGTCATCAAGCTCGAGTTCGCCGCCCGTGGCGACCGCGCTCCGCTCACCCTGTACTGGTACGACGGCGGCAAAAACCTGCCCGACTCCAAGAAATTTCCGGATGAACTGCTTTACGGCAAGAAACGCGACGACAGCGGCCTCTTGGTCATCGGCGACAAAGGGTCGTTCTACTCGCAAAACGACTACGGTAGCGAATACGTGCTGCTGCCGGAGGAAAACTATAAGGAGTACCAGGCTCCCGAGCCGTTCATTCCCCGCTGCAAGGGCGGGCACTTCCGCGAATTCGTCGATGGCATCGAAGGCAAACTCACCCCGATGTCCAACTTCGACTACGCCGGCAAGTTGACCGAGACGGTTCTGCTGGGGGTCGTCGCCCTCCGCGCCGGGGCCAAAATCGAGTGGGACGCCGCAGCGATGAAGGCCAAAGGCAACCCCTCCGCCGACGCTTTCATCCGCCGCGACTATCGCAAGGGCTTCGAACTGAGGGCGTGA
- a CDS encoding DUF4340 domain-containing protein — protein sequence MNELQRTLVYVVVALALLATAAYVRMPPTIRLDVAADEGQPFFPEFTDPLAAGALEVVEYNPREAKIQRFRVVNTNGVWTIPTHSNYPADARDRLAKTAGAVIGLTKDQFITNDPRDFPKLGLLAPDDPEASSIAAASKGKDKDGEDEVEGDPRGKLITISKADGGPVLASFIIGKPVPNREGFRYVRLPDSKSAYAVRVEADISTKFSDWIETNLLQLDTSRVVKLEFNRNHFDETRTRFIENGQPVIDLRRGMIPGEVFQLTRLNPGDPWQLSGLEIPQGRELDTAKTNTILSALSDVKIVGVRTKPANLKQALDASDKTGSLFVPIASIDEAFLSQLAAIGRMSQGRPAPGEEPADESQGREPTGFMICYKAEGPNRNQAIPFGVLPTQSSVRIGTSEGVVYNLFFGEPLFAQGTELEAGGADDRVAPVSTENQGENAEANSAGSKSDADAGRFLFVSVEFDESLLPPPPPPPAIEPDLEQVVFEDPFQTDELPRHPIRDQRRAAEDAAKQREKDLQEQRRQQIEAGRKRVEQLGKRFANWYYVTRGDSFKQIAVAPTDLLKAPSESGSDSQSGSSVPGSSSNSDFGLDDVPAPNAPGQ from the coding sequence ATGAATGAACTTCAACGCACCTTGGTTTACGTGGTGGTCGCCCTCGCGCTGCTGGCCACCGCCGCCTACGTCCGAATGCCGCCCACCATCCGCCTGGATGTGGCTGCCGACGAGGGCCAGCCCTTCTTCCCCGAGTTCACCGACCCTCTGGCCGCCGGAGCGCTCGAGGTGGTTGAATACAACCCCCGCGAGGCCAAGATCCAACGGTTCCGGGTGGTCAACACCAACGGTGTGTGGACCATTCCCACCCACTCCAACTATCCCGCCGACGCGCGGGACCGCCTGGCTAAAACCGCCGGGGCGGTCATCGGCTTGACTAAGGATCAATTCATCACTAACGACCCACGCGACTTCCCCAAACTCGGCTTGCTAGCCCCCGACGACCCGGAAGCCTCCTCGATCGCCGCTGCTTCCAAGGGCAAAGATAAAGATGGGGAGGACGAGGTCGAAGGCGACCCCCGAGGCAAACTCATCACCATCAGCAAAGCCGACGGCGGCCCGGTCCTCGCCTCATTCATCATCGGCAAGCCGGTGCCTAACCGCGAGGGCTTCCGCTACGTCCGTCTGCCCGACTCCAAGTCGGCCTACGCCGTGCGGGTTGAGGCCGACATCTCCACCAAGTTCTCCGACTGGATCGAAACCAACCTGCTCCAACTCGACACCTCGCGGGTCGTCAAGCTGGAATTCAACCGCAACCACTTCGACGAAACCCGCACCCGGTTCATCGAGAACGGCCAACCGGTGATCGACCTGCGCCGGGGAATGATCCCGGGCGAAGTCTTCCAACTCACCCGGCTCAACCCCGGCGACCCCTGGCAACTCAGCGGTCTGGAAATTCCCCAGGGCCGCGAACTCGACACGGCTAAGACCAACACCATCCTCAGCGCCCTGAGCGACGTCAAGATCGTCGGCGTCCGCACCAAACCAGCCAACCTCAAACAGGCGCTGGACGCCTCCGACAAGACCGGCTCGTTGTTCGTGCCGATTGCCTCGATCGACGAAGCGTTTCTGAGTCAACTGGCAGCCATCGGGCGGATGTCCCAAGGTCGCCCTGCCCCCGGCGAGGAACCGGCGGACGAATCCCAAGGCCGTGAACCGACCGGCTTTATGATCTGCTACAAGGCCGAGGGACCCAACCGCAACCAGGCGATCCCGTTCGGCGTGTTGCCCACCCAATCGTCGGTTCGGATCGGCACCTCTGAAGGCGTCGTTTACAACCTGTTCTTTGGTGAACCACTGTTTGCCCAAGGAACCGAACTGGAGGCCGGTGGAGCCGACGACCGCGTCGCCCCTGTGTCAACCGAAAACCAAGGCGAGAACGCCGAAGCCAACTCGGCCGGTTCCAAATCCGACGCCGATGCCGGGCGGTTCCTATTTGTCTCGGTCGAGTTCGACGAAAGCCTGCTGCCGCCACCGCCTCCGCCGCCAGCGATCGAGCCGGACTTGGAGCAGGTTGTCTTCGAAGACCCGTTCCAGACCGACGAACTCCCCCGTCACCCAATCCGCGACCAGCGCCGCGCCGCCGAGGACGCAGCCAAACAGCGTGAAAAGGACCTCCAGGAACAACGCCGCCAACAAATCGAGGCAGGCCGCAAACGGGTTGAGCAACTGGGGAAACGCTTCGCCAACTGGTACTACGTAACCCGTGGCGATTCCTTCAAGCAAATCGCCGTCGCTCCGACCGATCTGCTCAAAGCGCCCAGCGAATCCGGATCCGATTCCCAGAGCGGCTCGTCGGTTCCTGGTTCGTCGTCCAACTCCGACTTCGGCTTGGACGACGTGCCGGCCCCAAACGCTCCAGGCCAATGA
- a CDS encoding secondary thiamine-phosphate synthase enzyme YjbQ: protein MKSLTRHLTFTIPERMAFLNITPEVERLVAESGVKEGLCLVNAMHITASVFINDDEPGLHKDYKVWLEGLAPFDPSPQRYAHNRTGEDNADAHLKRQIMGREVVVAITNGKLDFGPWEQIFYGEFDGRRPKRVLVKVIGE, encoded by the coding sequence ATGAAAAGCCTCACGCGCCATCTGACCTTCACAATTCCCGAGCGCATGGCGTTCCTCAACATCACCCCCGAGGTCGAGCGACTGGTGGCCGAAAGCGGGGTGAAGGAGGGGCTGTGTCTGGTCAACGCCATGCACATCACCGCCTCGGTGTTCATTAACGATGATGAGCCGGGGTTGCACAAGGATTACAAGGTATGGCTGGAGGGCTTGGCCCCGTTCGATCCCTCGCCCCAGCGTTACGCCCACAACCGCACCGGCGAGGACAACGCCGACGCCCACCTGAAGCGTCAGATCATGGGACGCGAGGTCGTTGTGGCGATCACCAACGGAAAACTCGACTTCGGCCCGTGGGAACAGATCTTCTACGGCGAGTTCGACGGACGCCGACCCAAGCGGGTGCTGGTCAAGGTGATTGGCGAGTGA